The following nucleotide sequence is from Sphingomonas swuensis.
CTGACCGAGGTCAAGGGCCTGGTCGAGAAGCCAAAGCCCGAGGTCGCGCCGTCGCGGCTCGGAGTCATCGGCCGCTACATCCTCCAGCCCGAGGTGATGGGGGTGCTCGACGCGCAGGAGCCGGGCGCGGGCGGCGAGATCCAGCTGACCGACGCGATGGCCAAGCTGATCGGCCGCCAGCCCTTCCACGCGGTCGAAGTCGATGCGGTTCGGCACGATTGCGGCGATCGCACCGGCTATGTGCTGGCGACGCTGGCACTGGCGCTGCAGCGCGAGGACCTCGGCCCGGTCGTGCGCGAGGCGCTCAAAGGCCTCTAGGCGCTGACCCGCCGGCGCTCGGCCTCGAGCGCGTACATGCGGTGCTTGAGTTCGCCCAGTTCGATCGCCTTCATCGCCGCTCGGGCGTCCATCGCCTGCATGTCGGCGCGAAGCGCGGCGACCTGCCGTGCGGCGGCGAGCCGGCGCTCGATGCGCGCGACCAGAAGCTCGAAGTGGAAGGGCTTGAGCATGACGTCGTCGGCCCCGGCGGCATAGGCGCGGACCGCGGGGTCGGGCTCGGCCCGGCCGGCCAGAAGGAGGACGGGAAGGTGGGCGAAGGCGACCTGCTCGCGGATCGCGCGGGTCAGCTGGGGTCCGCTCATCGGTTCCATCACCAGCTCGGCGAGGACGAGGTCGATCGTGCTCCGGTGGAGTTCGCCGAGCGCGGCGGCGCCGTCGGACGCGGCGGCGATCGCATAGCCCTCGTCGCCGAGCCGCCGGGCGAGCAGCGAAAGGTGCCCCTTGTTGGGGGTGACCACGAGGAGACGCGGACGCGTGCGGGCTACAGCCGGTGCCATTGCTCCAATGTGGGAGCGAATGGTTAACGCTTCGTTAGGATTGCCGTCGCGCTCAGGCCTCGAGCTCGACATCCCAGTAGAGATAGTCGCGCCAGCTCTCGTGGAGATAGCCCGGCGGGAAGGCCCGGCCATGGTCCTGCAACTGCCAGCTGGTCGGCCGCTCGGGCCAGTGGGCGATGCTCATGCCCGCCTGGCGCGGAGTCCGTCCGCCCTTGCGGAGGTTGCATGGGGCGCAGGCGGTGGCGACATTCTCCCACGTCGTCCGGCCGCCCTGGGCGCGCGGGATGACATGGTCGAAGGTCAGCTCGCGGTGGCTGCCGCAATAGACGCAGCGGAAGCGGTCGCGGAGGAACAGGTTGAACCGGGTAAAGGCCGGGTTCTCGCTCGGCCGGACGAACTGGCGAAGCGCGATGACGCTCGGCAGCTTGAGTGTATGGTTGGGGCTATGAACCTCGCGGTCATAATGGGCGATGACGTCGACCCGCTCGAGGAACATCGCCTTGATCGCGGTTTGCCACGGCCACAGGCTCAGGGGATAATAAGAGAGTGGGGTATAGTCGGCATTGAGCACCAGCGCCGGACAGCTGTCGGGGTGGCGGATGACATCGGGATGATACACGAGCGCTCAGGTCTCCGTTCGGTCCTGCCGAACGCGCCCCTCCGGCCTCGTCGCACGCAAGGAGGAGAGACCGTTTTCGGCCGCTTCCCTTGTGCCCACCGGATGCCAAGCCGATGTGACACGACGATGAATCGCAACTTGCCGGTGCCGGGTCAAGGGCCTTTGCGGCCATGACGACGACCCGCTTCGCGCCGTCGCCGACGGGGCGGCTTCACCTCGGCCATGCCTATAGCGCGGTGCTCGGGCGAAGGCTGGGCGAGCGCTGGCTGCTGCGGATCGAGGATCTCGATCCCGGGCGGGCCCGGCCCGAGCATGTCGAGGGGATCATGGAGGACCTCGACTGGCTCGGGCTCGAGCCTGATGGGGAGCCGCTGGTCCAGTCGTCGCGGACGCAGCTCTACGCCGCGGCGCTCGACCGGTTGCGGGCCGCCGGGCTGGTCTATCCCTGCTTCTGCACCCGCGCGGACATCGCCGCCTCGCTGACCGCGCCGCACGGAGACGCGGGGAGCGGCTATCCGGGCAGTTGCCGCGGGCTGCCCGACGATCCCGAGCGCCGCGCCGCGGTGCCGCACAGCTGGCGGCTCGACGCGGCGCGGGCAATTACCGTCGCGGGCGGGACGCCGGGGTGGACCGAGCAGGACGGCCGGACCTTCCCCGCCGACCCGTCGCAGATCGGCGATGCCATCCTCGCCCGCAAGGACGCGCCCTCCTCCTACCATCTCGCCTGCGTGGTCGACGATGCCGCAAGCGGCGTGACGCTGGTGGTGCGCGGCGAGGACCTGAGGCCCTCGACCCCCGTCCAGCGACTGCTCCAGCAACTGCTCGGCCTGCCCGAGCCGACCTACCTCCATCATCCACTGGTCACGCACGAGGACGGGCGCCGCCTGGCCAAGCGCGACCAGGCCCCGACGCTGGCAGCGATGCGCGAAGCCGGGGTGGACGGACCGGTGCTCGCGCGGCAGCTTGCTACGGGCCTCCTGCCTACTGGTTTCCGGCTGTCGAGCGACTAGATAGGACGATCATGACCGCACCACTCATCATCCTGCTCGTCGTCTTCATGGGCCTGACCGCCTACGTCCTCGTGCGCGGGGTCATGGCCATGGCCTCGGGCAAGGTCGGCAACCAGGAACAGCAGCAGCAGTGGATGCGCAAGCGCGTCCTCTACCAGGGCATCGCCATCTTCATCGCGGCGATCATCCTGGTGCTTGCCGGCAGCGGCGGCGGCCGCTGAACCTTGGTCAAGCTCAACAAGATCTACACGCGCACGGGTGACGCGGGCCAGTCGGGGCTGGTCGACGGGAGCCGGGTCAGCAAGGCCTCGGCCCGGATGCACGCGATCGGCGAGGTCGACGAGGCGAACAGCGCCGTCGGGCTTGCCGCGACGTCGGTCGAGGGTGAGCGGGGCAGCATGCTCCGCCGGATCCAGAACGAACTGTTCGATCTCGGTGCCGATCTCGCCACGCCGGGCGAGATGGAGGGCGCACTGCGCATCCTGCCAAGCCAGGTCGAGCGGCTCGAGAGCGAGATCGACGCGATGAATGCCGACCTCGCCCCGCTGACCAGCTTCGTCCTGCCGGGCGGGTCGACCGCGGTAGCGGCGCTGCACCTCGCCCGCGCCACCGTCCGCCGGGCCGAGCGCTGGACCGTCGCGCTCGGCGATGAGGAGGCGCTCAATCCCGCCGCGCTGGCCTATCTAAATCGGCTGTCGGACCATCTGTTCGTCATGGCCCGCCACGTCGCGAACGAGGAGGGCGGCGACCTCCTGTGGCAGCCGGGGGCGACGCGGACGTGAGCGGAGGCGCTCCGGCCCGAGTTGAAGCAATCCGGCCGGACCGCTAGGGAGCATCGCATGTTCTTCCTCATGCTGCTCGACATCGCCACGATCATCCTGACGGCTGTCATGTGGCTGATCATCCTCCAGGCCGTCCTGAGCTGGCTGGTCGCCTTCAACGTCATCAACATGCGCGGCGGAATGGCCGGCTTCGTGATGGCGCTCGACCGGCTGATGTCGCCGCTCTACCGGCCGATCCGGCGGATCCTCCCGGACTTCGGCGGCCTCGACCTGTCGCCGCTGGTGGTGATCATCCTCATCCAGATCATCACGGGGCCGATCTTCAACTATCTCCGCTCCCTCGTCGTCACCTATTCGGCCTGAGCGGATGGCGGCGACGCTGATCGACGGCAAGGCGGCGGCGGCGAGCCTCCGCGAGCGGCTGGCGCATGTCGCGGGCTTCTTCCGCGCCTCGACCGGCCGCCCCGCGGCGCTTGCCACCGTACTGGTCGGCGAGGATCCGGCGAGCGCGGTCTACATCCGCTCCAAGCGATCGGCGACCGCCGAGGCGGGAATGGAGAGCCTCCACCACGCGCTTCCCGCCGACACGTCGCAGGCCGAGCTGCTGGCGCTGATCGAGCGGCTGAACGCCGATCCGGCGGTGGACGGGATTCTTGTCCAGCTGCCGCTTCCATCGCAGATGGATGCCGCACTGGTGATCTCCGCGATCGATCCCGACAAGGACGTCGACGGCTTCCATGTGGTCAACGCCGGCCGGCTCGCGGTTGGCGATCCGGCGGCGCTGGTGCCGTGCACCCCGCTCGGCTGCCTCCACCTGTTGAAGGCCACGCTCGGTGACCTCTCGGGTCGCCACGCGGTGGTGATCGGCCGCTCGAACATCGTCGGCAAGCCGATGGCCATGCTGCTCCTGTCGGAGAGCTGCACCGTCACAATCGCTCACAGCCGGACCCGCGACCTTCCCGAGGTCTGCCGCAGCGCCGGCATCCTCGTCGCCGCGGTCGGCCGCCCGGAGATGGTGCGGGGCGACTGGATCAAGCCCGGTGCCTGCGTCATCGATGTCGGCATCAACCGGGTTCCCGCGAACGAGCCCGGCAAGACCCGCCTGGTTGGCGACGTCGCCTTCGCCGAAGCAACCGAGGTCGCCGGCGCGATTACCCCGGTGCCGGGCGGGGTCGGTCCGATGACCATCGCCATGCTGCTCCGCAACACCCTCGTCGCCGCGCACCGCCGCGCCGGCCTCCAAGCCCCGGAGGGACTGTGATCCTCACTCTTCTCCTCGCCGCGGCGGCGCCGGTGAGCGCGGTCGATGCCGAGCGCGCCTTCGCCGCCGATGCCCGCCGCCTCGGCCAGTGGACCGCCTTTCGCAAGTGGGCCGACCCGACCGCGGTGATGTTCGATCCGCAGGCGGTGTGGGCTCAGCAATATCTGGCAGGCCGCCGCGATCCTCCCGCGTCGGTCCGCTGGTGGCCCGACCGGAGCTGGACCTCGTGCGACGGTCGGACGGCGGTCAACAGCGGACCCTATCGAATGGCAGGCAAGGCCGGCGGCGGGCGCTTCCTGACGCTGTGGATGCGGCAGCCCTCGGGCCAGTGGCGCTGGACCATCGATGGCGGCAGCCCGGCAGCACGTCCGGCGGCCATGACGTCGCGGGTCACGGTGCGCCGGGCGAGCTGCCAGAATCCGCAGCTTCGCCGGCGCCAGATCGCCGCCTCCTACGCCAACCCAGCCAACCGCGCCGCCGCGCCGGGCGACAGCGGCTACAGCCGCTCGGCCGATGGAACGCTCCTATTCAACTGGACCGTCGCCGCCGACGGCATCCGCCACTCGCGGGTCCAACTGTGGACCGGCCGCCGCTTTGAGCCGGTGGTCGACGAGACGGTACGCCCGCGCTGATGATCGAGCTGTTCACCTCGGCCTTCATCACGCTTGCAGTGATCATCGATCCGCCGGGCTGTGCGCCGATCTTCGCCGGCCTGACCAAGGGCACCGAGGCGGCGCATCGGCGGCGGATGGCGATCCGCTCGGCACTGGTCGCCTGGTGCATCCTGACCTTCTTCGCTTTGTTCGGCGAGCCGCTGCTGAGCACGCTCGGGATCAGCCTCTCGGCCTTTCGGCTGGCGGGCGGGATCATGCTGTTCATGATCGCGCTCGACATGGTGTTCGAGAAGCGCACCGAGCGGCGCGAGGAGCGGGCGCGGGAAATCGAGGGCACGCCCGAGGCCGACGACATCTCGGTCTTCCCGATGGCCATCCCGATGATCGCGGGCCCCGGCTCGATCGCCTCGATCATGCTCCTGTCGGGCCGCGCCGACGGCACGGTCGAACAGCTTGTGGTGCTCGGCGCGATGACCAGCGTCATCGTCCTGACGCTCCTCGCCCTGCTCGCGGCGGGTCCGCTGATGCGGCTGATCGGGGCCAAGCTCGAGGCGATGATCACCCGGATCCTCGGCGTGATCCTCGCCGCGCTCGCGGTCCAGTTCGTGCTCGACGGGCTCGAGCGCTCGCTTCCCGGCCTGGCGGGCTAAGCGACGACAAGGACGTTCCCGGCCGGGCGGCCTAGCGCACCACCCGCCACATCTTGAGCGGGCTGTCCTTGCCGAGGTCGATCGGCTGCAGCCACGGGAAGGACGCGCCATTCTCGAGCTGGGCGTAGAAGCCCTTGGGAGCGGCCGCGCGGAAGACGGTCGCCTGGTTCATGTGCGGACAGACCAGCAGATAGTCGCTGCGGTGCTTGAGGATCAGCGCTCGCGCCTGCTCGGGCGAGCCGCGGAAAGCGTTCATGCTGTCGGCGATCGCCTGGCCATTGCGGTGATAGGGCCCGCCGAGCGCGCTG
It contains:
- a CDS encoding response regulator transcription factor, with the protein product MAPAVARTRPRLLVVTPNKGHLSLLARRLGDEGYAIAAASDGAAALGELHRSTIDLVLAELVMEPMSGPQLTRAIREQVAFAHLPVLLLAGRAEPDPAVRAYAAGADDVMLKPFHFELLVARIERRLAAARQVAALRADMQAMDARAAMKAIELGELKHRMYALEAERRRVSA
- a CDS encoding HNH endonuclease → MYHPDVIRHPDSCPALVLNADYTPLSYYPLSLWPWQTAIKAMFLERVDVIAHYDREVHSPNHTLKLPSVIALRQFVRPSENPAFTRFNLFLRDRFRCVYCGSHRELTFDHVIPRAQGGRTTWENVATACAPCNLRKGGRTPRQAGMSIAHWPERPTSWQLQDHGRAFPPGYLHESWRDYLYWDVELEA
- the gluQRS gene encoding tRNA glutamyl-Q(34) synthetase GluQRS; this encodes MTTTRFAPSPTGRLHLGHAYSAVLGRRLGERWLLRIEDLDPGRARPEHVEGIMEDLDWLGLEPDGEPLVQSSRTQLYAAALDRLRAAGLVYPCFCTRADIAASLTAPHGDAGSGYPGSCRGLPDDPERRAAVPHSWRLDAARAITVAGGTPGWTEQDGRTFPADPSQIGDAILARKDAPSSYHLACVVDDAASGVTLVVRGEDLRPSTPVQRLLQQLLGLPEPTYLHHPLVTHEDGRRLAKRDQAPTLAAMREAGVDGPVLARQLATGLLPTGFRLSSD
- a CDS encoding HIG1 domain-containing protein, which encodes MTAPLIILLVVFMGLTAYVLVRGVMAMASGKVGNQEQQQQWMRKRVLYQGIAIFIAAIILVLAGSGGGR
- a CDS encoding cob(I)yrinic acid a,c-diamide adenosyltransferase; protein product: MVKLNKIYTRTGDAGQSGLVDGSRVSKASARMHAIGEVDEANSAVGLAATSVEGERGSMLRRIQNELFDLGADLATPGEMEGALRILPSQVERLESEIDAMNADLAPLTSFVLPGGSTAVAALHLARATVRRAERWTVALGDEEALNPAALAYLNRLSDHLFVMARHVANEEGGDLLWQPGATRT
- a CDS encoding YggT family protein; translation: MFFLMLLDIATIILTAVMWLIILQAVLSWLVAFNVINMRGGMAGFVMALDRLMSPLYRPIRRILPDFGGLDLSPLVVIILIQIITGPIFNYLRSLVVTYSA
- the folD gene encoding bifunctional methylenetetrahydrofolate dehydrogenase/methenyltetrahydrofolate cyclohydrolase FolD, coding for MAATLIDGKAAAASLRERLAHVAGFFRASTGRPAALATVLVGEDPASAVYIRSKRSATAEAGMESLHHALPADTSQAELLALIERLNADPAVDGILVQLPLPSQMDAALVISAIDPDKDVDGFHVVNAGRLAVGDPAALVPCTPLGCLHLLKATLGDLSGRHAVVIGRSNIVGKPMAMLLLSESCTVTIAHSRTRDLPEVCRSAGILVAAVGRPEMVRGDWIKPGACVIDVGINRVPANEPGKTRLVGDVAFAEATEVAGAITPVPGGVGPMTIAMLLRNTLVAAHRRAGLQAPEGL
- a CDS encoding MarC family protein produces the protein MIELFTSAFITLAVIIDPPGCAPIFAGLTKGTEAAHRRRMAIRSALVAWCILTFFALFGEPLLSTLGISLSAFRLAGGIMLFMIALDMVFEKRTERREERAREIEGTPEADDISVFPMAIPMIAGPGSIASIMLLSGRADGTVEQLVVLGAMTSVIVLTLLALLAAGPLMRLIGAKLEAMITRILGVILAALAVQFVLDGLERSLPGLAG